The sequence CGGAGAGTATGAGGGACAGCTGGACAACAGCGGCGAGAGAATTGTCATGGTCTCGGCGGCCGGCGATACCATTCTTTCGGTGCGCTACAACGACAAAGCGCCGTGGCCGACCGAGCAGGACAAGACCGGGCGTTCACTAGTCGCCAGGGAACTCGAGCCGAGCATTGACCCCAACAATCCCGACTACTGGCGCGCTTCTTACTGGGTGAACGGCTCGCCGGGGCAGGACGACAAGATTGCCGCCGATGCCGCGGTGACTGCGCAGCGGTTTTCCTACCGATTCTACCGGAACAGTCCCAATCCCTTTAACAGTTCTACGCGCATCGAATTTGAGCTCGCCGAAGCCGCTCGCGTCGTCATCGAGCTCTACAACCTGCTCGGACAACGGATCCGCAGGCCGGTCGACGACTGGTTTGTCGCCGGAAGACACGCGCTGCAGTGGGAGGCTGAAGACTTGGCCGCCGGTGTTTATCTGATGCGCATGGAAACGTCGACCGGTTTTTCAGCCGTATATAAAGTGACTTTAATCAAATAATCTGCCGCAGGCATGAAGTTCAAATCCGTTTGGCTGCTTCTTTTCTCCGCCGTGCCGTGTATCGGGGCGGTGCGGATCAACGAATTCATGGCAGCGAACCGGACGGTTCTGGAGGATCCGCAGGAAAAAGGCGAGTATCCCGATTGGATCGAGCTTTACAATTCCGGCAGCGATCCGATCGATCTCAGCGGATGGACGATTTCAGACGACCCTTTTGACGAAACTCAGCGCCTGCCGAGCGGCATAAGCATCCCCGGCAAAGGTTATTTGCTTTTGATCGCCGACGGCGAGCCGCATCAAGGCCCACGGCATCTCGGCTTTAAACTAAAGGCGGAAGGCGGATCGATTTACCTGAATGCCGCCGGTGCCTGCGTCGATTCCCTCCGTTACCCGCCGCAGCAGAGTGATCTGTCCTACGGCCGCGCACCGGATGGGGCTGATCAGCTGCTGTTTCTGTCTTTTCCCACGCCGGGGCGCGCCAACCCCACAACCGGCTTCCTCGGTCGAGTCGGAAACGTACTGTTCAGCAGACCGCACGGCTTTTATGATGAGCCGTTCGAGCTGATGCTGAGCGTCGACCCGCCGCAGGCGGAGATTTTCTATACCCTCGACGGCAGCGAGCCTTCCGATCGGGAGGAAGGCTCGACAAGGCGCTACCGAGGCCCTCTGCACATCAGTACGACCACCGCCGTCCGCGCCCGCGCCTTTTTGCCGCAATGGCAGCCGAGCGGCTCCGTCACCCAAACCTACATTTTCCCGCAGCAGGTCATTCGCCAGCCCAAAAATCCCCCAGGGTTTCCACGCAATTGGGGATTGAGCGGACTCGGCGACTATGAGATGGATCCGCATGTGGTCAATCATCCGAAGTACAGAGATGAGATCATCAGCGATCTGTTGAGCCTGCCGGCGATCTCGCTGGTCATGCCCGTGGACGACTGGTTCGGCGACAATGGCCGCGGCATCTATGTGCAGGGGGAAAATGACGAACGTGCCTGTTCGGTCGAATGGATTCCGACGGACGGCAGCGAAGGGTTTCAGATCAATTGCGGCGTTATGGTCGTCGGCGGCACGAGCCCGGACCGCTGGAAAATCGACAAGCTTTCTCTGCGTCTCAAGTTCAAGCGCGAATATGGAGAGGCCAAGCTCCATTACCCGCTTTTCGGCTTTTCTGCGACGGATGAATTCGATACAATCGTTTTGGATGCGCGCTGCAACAACACCTGGGCTTACGGCGGCAGCGTGCGGGTGCAGGGCCGCGATCTGCGTCAGAACGACATTGCCCAATACACTCGCGATCCCTTTACCGCCGAGCTCCAGCGTCTTGCCGGCGGCTTGGCGCCGCACGGCCGACAGGTGCACCTCTACCTCAACGGCCTCTACTGGGGGCTCTATTATCTGCACGAACGTCCGGATGAGCACTTTGCCGCGGCTTATCGCGGCGGACGGGCCGAGGATTACGACGTTGTGAAGCATAATCCCGACCAGGTCGTCGCCGGCAGCAACGAGGCTTACAAACAGATGTTTGCCGTCGCCAACTCTTCCCGACCCCTCGAAGAAAAGTATGTCCTGTTGGAAGAAATGCTCGATCTGGATGATTTTATCAGCTATCTGCTTGTCAACTTTTACCTCGGCAATTATGATTGGGCGCATCAAAATTGGTACGCCACGCGCGCCAAGAGCGGCCGCGAAAGCAAATGGCGGTATCACAGTTGGGACGCCGAGCACGTCATGGAAGCCGTCGATTGGGACGTGACGGGCAAAAACGACGACGGCGGCCCGACGCGGCTGCATCAGGTTCTCAAGGATCATCCCGTATATCGCCGCCGCTTTGCCGATCGAGTCTATTCGCTGTTCTTCAACGACGGAATATTGTCGACCGAACGGATCAAGGCGCTCTATGCCCGCTTTGCCGAGGAGGTTTATCGGCCGATCGTTTGCGAGTCGGCGCGCTGGGGAGACAGTCGCCGCGACACCCCTTACACCCGAGATGTCGAATGGATCAGGGAACGCAATTGGCTGCTGAACCAGTATTTCCCGCAGCGAAGGGAAATCGTGCTCGACCAGCTGCGCAGGCGGGGACTCTATCCGCGGGTAGAGCCGCCCCGGTTTCTGATCGCCGGCCAAGAGACGAACGGCGGCCGCATTTCGCCGGGGACTGCATTGACCCTTCAAGCCGCGAGTCCGATTTACTATACTCTCGACGGAACCGATCCGCAGGCAGAGGGAGAGACGCGGCGCACGACCTGGGTGCCGGTAGGAGCGGCCAAAAAAGTGCTGGTGCCGAGCACCAGTTACGGCATCCGCTGGCGCAGCGATTTAAGCTATGACGACTCGCAGTGGCTGAGCGTCGTCGGCGGCGTCGGTTATGATCTGGACGGCACTTATCGCCCCTTTATTAATTTTGATACCCGCAGCCTGATGTATGACCCCCGGAACGGCAAACCGACTTCCTGCTATCTGCGCATTCCTTTCAAATTGGAAGAGGAGCAGCTTGCAGGCGTGCGCAGGCTGTATTTGAAGATGCGCTACGATGACGGTTTTGTTGCGTTCATCAACGGCGGCATTGCCGCGTCGGCTAACGCTCCTGCCGTTCACTCTTGGGATGCCGCCGCTCTGAGCGCGCGCGAAGCGTCCGAAGAGGAGTTGTTTGATTGTTCATCCGTCATCAAGCGCCTCAAGGCGGGCGACAACCTCTTGGCCATTCAGGCGATGAACGTGAGCTCGAGCAGCTCCGATTTCCTTATCACCGTGGAGCTGATCGCTGAAGAGGGTAAGAACAGCACGCCCTCGCCGAAAGCCATCCGCTACGAAAAGCCGATCGTAGTGGAGCGTACGACGCTTATCGCGGCGCGCACAACTGACGGCTATGAGTGGAGTCCGCTGCACCGCGTGCTGCTGGCCGTCGCCGACCCGCTCCCGTCGCTGCGGATTACCGAGATTCACTACAACCCCCTCTCCGAGGCTGACCGCGACGGCTCATCCTACGAGTTTATCGAGCTTAAAAACATCGGCGTTAAGGCGTTGGACCTGGGGTTCAGCCGGTTTTGCCGCGGTATTGGCTACACCTTTCCGGCCAATGCCCGCCTGGAACCAAACGCGTTCTATGTCATCGCTTCGGACTCGGAGGCGTTTTACAGCCGCTATCACTTTCCGCCGAACGGCGTTTTTTCGGGCAACCTTGACAACGCCGGCGAGCGGCTGGTTCTCATCAATGCCGCCGGCGACACGATCATCGATTTGCGCTACAACGATCGTCCGCCATGGCCCAAAGAAGCGGATGGAAGCGGCAAGTCGCTGGTCGCCGGTGAGGTCGAACCGCGGGGAGATCCGAATCGCGCGGAATACTGGCGCGCCTCGGCGCTGATGCACGGATCCCCCCGCCGCGATGATCGGGCAGCCCTGGAAGTCGTCTCTGCGCAAGCTCAACCCGCTCGTTACGAGCTGTGGCCGCCTTATCCCAATCCCTTTAACACCTCGACCGTCCTTCGTTTTGCTCTGCCCGTCGAGGGTCAGGTGCGAGTGCGTCTGTTCAATCTTCTTGGTCAAGAAGTCGCCGTGCCGGTCGATGACCGTATGAGTGCGGGCGTTCATGACATCACCCTCGATGCAGCATCGTTGAGCTCCGGCGTCTATGTTGTCAAGTTCGAGGCCGGAACTTTTAATCGCCTGCGAAAAATAACGGTTCTAAAATAAAAAAGCATTCCGTAACTTTACTATCATGCTGTACACTCATTTGGAATGATTTTGGAACTTTAATAGTTAAAACTCATCGAATAAATAGACACGTTTTCGAACATTGATGAATTTTAAGGAAGCTCGGCAATAAAAAATCCGATTCGGAAAATATATTTATGCAGCAGGATTTGGGGGAAGCGGCTGTTTTTCATATTTTGGGCGGTATATTTTGCGCCCGCGCAGGCGGCCGAAGTGAGATTGACGGCGCCGGATGGAGCGCCGTATCGGCGTTTCGGCTATAGTGTGGCC comes from candidate division KSB1 bacterium and encodes:
- a CDS encoding lamin tail domain-containing protein, whose protein sequence is MKFKSVWLLLFSAVPCIGAVRINEFMAANRTVLEDPQEKGEYPDWIELYNSGSDPIDLSGWTISDDPFDETQRLPSGISIPGKGYLLLIADGEPHQGPRHLGFKLKAEGGSIYLNAAGACVDSLRYPPQQSDLSYGRAPDGADQLLFLSFPTPGRANPTTGFLGRVGNVLFSRPHGFYDEPFELMLSVDPPQAEIFYTLDGSEPSDREEGSTRRYRGPLHISTTTAVRARAFLPQWQPSGSVTQTYIFPQQVIRQPKNPPGFPRNWGLSGLGDYEMDPHVVNHPKYRDEIISDLLSLPAISLVMPVDDWFGDNGRGIYVQGENDERACSVEWIPTDGSEGFQINCGVMVVGGTSPDRWKIDKLSLRLKFKREYGEAKLHYPLFGFSATDEFDTIVLDARCNNTWAYGGSVRVQGRDLRQNDIAQYTRDPFTAELQRLAGGLAPHGRQVHLYLNGLYWGLYYLHERPDEHFAAAYRGGRAEDYDVVKHNPDQVVAGSNEAYKQMFAVANSSRPLEEKYVLLEEMLDLDDFISYLLVNFYLGNYDWAHQNWYATRAKSGRESKWRYHSWDAEHVMEAVDWDVTGKNDDGGPTRLHQVLKDHPVYRRRFADRVYSLFFNDGILSTERIKALYARFAEEVYRPIVCESARWGDSRRDTPYTRDVEWIRERNWLLNQYFPQRREIVLDQLRRRGLYPRVEPPRFLIAGQETNGGRISPGTALTLQAASPIYYTLDGTDPQAEGETRRTTWVPVGAAKKVLVPSTSYGIRWRSDLSYDDSQWLSVVGGVGYDLDGTYRPFINFDTRSLMYDPRNGKPTSCYLRIPFKLEEEQLAGVRRLYLKMRYDDGFVAFINGGIAASANAPAVHSWDAAALSAREASEEELFDCSSVIKRLKAGDNLLAIQAMNVSSSSSDFLITVELIAEEGKNSTPSPKAIRYEKPIVVERTTLIAARTTDGYEWSPLHRVLLAVADPLPSLRITEIHYNPLSEADRDGSSYEFIELKNIGVKALDLGFSRFCRGIGYTFPANARLEPNAFYVIASDSEAFYSRYHFPPNGVFSGNLDNAGERLVLINAAGDTIIDLRYNDRPPWPKEADGSGKSLVAGEVEPRGDPNRAEYWRASALMHGSPRRDDRAALEVVSAQAQPARYELWPPYPNPFNTSTVLRFALPVEGQVRVRLFNLLGQEVAVPVDDRMSAGVHDITLDAASLSSGVYVVKFEAGTFNRLRKITVLK